A DNA window from Lutra lutra chromosome 8, mLutLut1.2, whole genome shotgun sequence contains the following coding sequences:
- the GLS2 gene encoding glutaminase liver isoform, mitochondrial isoform X4 yields the protein MSGDSSESGMLSRLGDLLFYTIAEGQERIPIHKFTTALKATGLQTSDPRLRDCMSQMRRMVRESSSGGLLDRDLFQKCVSSNIVLLTQAFRRKFVIPDFEEFTSHVDRIFEDAKELTGGKVAAYIPQLAKSNPDLWGVSLCTVDGQRHSVGHTKIPFCLQSCVKPLTYAISISTLGTDYVHKFVGKEPSGLRYNKLSLNEEGIPHNPMVNAGAIVVSSLIKMDCNKAEKFDFVLQYLNKMAGNEYMGFSNATFQSEKETGDRNYAIGYYLKEKKCFPKGVDMMAALDLYFQLCSVEVTCESGSVMAATLANGGICPITGESVLSAEAVRNTLSLMHSCGMYDFSGQFAFHVGLPAKSAVSGAILLVVPNVMGMMCLSPPLDKLGNSHRGISFCQKLVSLFNFHNYDNLRHCARKLDPRREGGEVRNKTVVNLLFAAYSGDVSALRRFALSAMDMEQKDYDSRTALHVAAAEGHIEVVKFLIEACKVNPFVKDRWGNIPLDDAVQFNHLEVVKLLQDYQDSYTPLETQAEAAAEALSKENLESMV from the exons TGACTCATCAGAGAGTGGCATGCTATCCCGCCTGGGTGATCTGCTCTTCTACACTATTGCTGAAGGACAGGAACGAATCCCCATCCACAAGTTCACTACC GCACTGAAGGCCACCGGACTGCAGACATCAGATCCCCGGCTCCGGGACTGCATGAGCCAGATGCGTCGCATGGTTCGAGAGTCCAGCAGTGGTGGCCTCTTGGACCGAGATCTCTTCCAAAA GTGTGTGAGCAGCAACATTGTGCTCCTGACCCAGGCATTCCGAAGGAAGTTTGTCATTCCTGATTTTGAGGAGTTCACGAGCCATGTGGATCGCATCTTTGAAGATGCCAAAGAGCTCACTGGAGGCAAA GTGGCAGCCTATATCCCCCAGCTGGCCAAGTCCAACCCGGACCTGTGGGGCGTCTCCCTGTGCACTGTGGATGGTCAGCG GCACTCCGTGGGCCACACAAAGATTCCCTTCTGCCTGCAGTCCTGTGTGAAGCCCCTCACCTATGCCATCTCCATCAGCACCCTTGGCACTGACTACGTGCACAAGTTTGtgggcaaggagcccagtggCCTACGCTACAACAAGCTCTCTCTCAATGAGGAAG GAATCCCCCATAACCCCATGGTCAATGCTGGTGCCATTGTCGTGAGCTCCCTGATCAAG atggACTGTAACAAAGCAGAGAAGTTTGATTTT GTGTTACAGTATCTGAACAAAATGGCTGGAAACGAATACATGGGTTTCAGCAATGCCAC ATTCcagtcagagaaggaaacaggcgaTCGGAATTATGCCATCGGCTATTAtctaaaggaaaagaag TGCTTTCCTAAGGGGGTGGACATGATGGCAGCCCTCGACCTCTATTTCCAG CTGTGCTCAGTGGAAGTGACCTGTGAGTCAGGCAGTGTCATGGCAGCCACCCTGGCCAATGGCGGGATCTGCCCCATCACAGGAGAGAGCGTCCTGAGTGCTGAAGCAGTGCGCAACACCCTCAGCCTCATGCACTCCTGCGGCATGTATGACTTCTCAGGCCAGTTTGCCTTCCAT GTGGGCCTGCCGGCCAAGTCAGCTGTATCAGGAGCCATCCTTCTAGTGGTGCCCAATGTCATGGGAATGATGTGTCTGTCACCTCCATTGGACAAGCTAGGGAACAGCCATAGGGGCATCAGCTTCTGCCAG AAGCTGGTGTCTCTGTTCAATTTCCACAACTATGACAACCTGAGGCACTGTGCTCGAAAGTTAGACCCACGGCGTGAAGGGGGAGAAGTTCGG AACAAGACTGTGGTGAACCTGTTATTTGCTGCCTATAGTGGAGATGTCTCAGCCCTTCGAAG gtTTGCCTTGTCAGCCATGGACATGGAACAGAAAGACTATGACTCCCGCACAGCCCTGcatgttgctgcagctgaag GACACATTGAAGTTGTTAAGTTCCTGATTGAAGCTTGCAAAGTGAATCCCTTTGTCAAAGACAG GTGGGGCAACATTCCCCTGGATGATGCTGTGCAGTTCAACCACCTGGAGGTGGTGAAGCTGCTTCAGGATTACCAGGACTCCTACACACCATTGGAGACTCAGGCTGAGGCAGCGGCGGAGGCCCTGTCCAAAGAGAACTTAGAGAGCATGGTGTGA
- the GLS2 gene encoding glutaminase liver isoform, mitochondrial isoform X1 — MRSMRALQNALSGTGSHCWLGGWGHLSRSPLLGGGVRHHLSEAAALGRETPHSHQPQRQDHDSSESGMLSRLGDLLFYTIAEGQERIPIHKFTTALKATGLQTSDPRLRDCMSQMRRMVRESSSGGLLDRDLFQKCVSSNIVLLTQAFRRKFVIPDFEEFTSHVDRIFEDAKELTGGKVAAYIPQLAKSNPDLWGVSLCTVDGQRHSVGHTKIPFCLQSCVKPLTYAISISTLGTDYVHKFVGKEPSGLRYNKLSLNEEGIPHNPMVNAGAIVVSSLIKMDCNKAEKFDFVLQYLNKMAGNEYMGFSNATFQSEKETGDRNYAIGYYLKEKKCFPKGVDMMAALDLYFQLCSVEVTCESGSVMAATLANGGICPITGESVLSAEAVRNTLSLMHSCGMYDFSGQFAFHVGLPAKSAVSGAILLVVPNVMGMMCLSPPLDKLGNSHRGISFCQKLVSLFNFHNYDNLRHCARKLDPRREGGEVRNKTVVNLLFAAYSGDVSALRRFALSAMDMEQKDYDSRTALHVAAAEGHIEVVKFLIEACKVNPFVKDRWGNIPLDDAVQFNHLEVVKLLQDYQDSYTPLETQAEAAAEALSKENLESMV, encoded by the exons TGACTCATCAGAGAGTGGCATGCTATCCCGCCTGGGTGATCTGCTCTTCTACACTATTGCTGAAGGACAGGAACGAATCCCCATCCACAAGTTCACTACC GCACTGAAGGCCACCGGACTGCAGACATCAGATCCCCGGCTCCGGGACTGCATGAGCCAGATGCGTCGCATGGTTCGAGAGTCCAGCAGTGGTGGCCTCTTGGACCGAGATCTCTTCCAAAA GTGTGTGAGCAGCAACATTGTGCTCCTGACCCAGGCATTCCGAAGGAAGTTTGTCATTCCTGATTTTGAGGAGTTCACGAGCCATGTGGATCGCATCTTTGAAGATGCCAAAGAGCTCACTGGAGGCAAA GTGGCAGCCTATATCCCCCAGCTGGCCAAGTCCAACCCGGACCTGTGGGGCGTCTCCCTGTGCACTGTGGATGGTCAGCG GCACTCCGTGGGCCACACAAAGATTCCCTTCTGCCTGCAGTCCTGTGTGAAGCCCCTCACCTATGCCATCTCCATCAGCACCCTTGGCACTGACTACGTGCACAAGTTTGtgggcaaggagcccagtggCCTACGCTACAACAAGCTCTCTCTCAATGAGGAAG GAATCCCCCATAACCCCATGGTCAATGCTGGTGCCATTGTCGTGAGCTCCCTGATCAAG atggACTGTAACAAAGCAGAGAAGTTTGATTTT GTGTTACAGTATCTGAACAAAATGGCTGGAAACGAATACATGGGTTTCAGCAATGCCAC ATTCcagtcagagaaggaaacaggcgaTCGGAATTATGCCATCGGCTATTAtctaaaggaaaagaag TGCTTTCCTAAGGGGGTGGACATGATGGCAGCCCTCGACCTCTATTTCCAG CTGTGCTCAGTGGAAGTGACCTGTGAGTCAGGCAGTGTCATGGCAGCCACCCTGGCCAATGGCGGGATCTGCCCCATCACAGGAGAGAGCGTCCTGAGTGCTGAAGCAGTGCGCAACACCCTCAGCCTCATGCACTCCTGCGGCATGTATGACTTCTCAGGCCAGTTTGCCTTCCAT GTGGGCCTGCCGGCCAAGTCAGCTGTATCAGGAGCCATCCTTCTAGTGGTGCCCAATGTCATGGGAATGATGTGTCTGTCACCTCCATTGGACAAGCTAGGGAACAGCCATAGGGGCATCAGCTTCTGCCAG AAGCTGGTGTCTCTGTTCAATTTCCACAACTATGACAACCTGAGGCACTGTGCTCGAAAGTTAGACCCACGGCGTGAAGGGGGAGAAGTTCGG AACAAGACTGTGGTGAACCTGTTATTTGCTGCCTATAGTGGAGATGTCTCAGCCCTTCGAAG gtTTGCCTTGTCAGCCATGGACATGGAACAGAAAGACTATGACTCCCGCACAGCCCTGcatgttgctgcagctgaag GACACATTGAAGTTGTTAAGTTCCTGATTGAAGCTTGCAAAGTGAATCCCTTTGTCAAAGACAG GTGGGGCAACATTCCCCTGGATGATGCTGTGCAGTTCAACCACCTGGAGGTGGTGAAGCTGCTTCAGGATTACCAGGACTCCTACACACCATTGGAGACTCAGGCTGAGGCAGCGGCGGAGGCCCTGTCCAAAGAGAACTTAGAGAGCATGGTGTGA
- the MIP gene encoding lens fiber major intrinsic protein → MWELRSASFWRAIFAEFFATLFYVFFGLGASLRWTPGPLHVLQVALAFGLALATLVQAVGHISGAHVNPAVTFAFLVGSQMSLLRAFCYMAAQLLGAVSGAAVLYSVTPPAVRGNLALNTLHPGVSVGQATTVEIFLTLQFVLCIFATYDERRNGRLGSVALAVGFSLTLGHLFGIYYTGAGMNPARSFAPAILTRNFTNHWVYWVGPIIGGGLGSLLYDFLLFPRLKSVSERLSILKGARPRDSNGQPEGTGEPVELKTQAL, encoded by the exons ATGTGGGAACTGAGGTCAGCCTCCTTCTGGAGGGCCATATTTGCTGAGTTCTTTGCCACCctcttctatgtcttttttggaCTGGGGGCCTCACTGCGTTGGACCCCTGGACCGCTGCATGTCCTGCAGGTGGCTCTGGCCTTTGGCCTGGCCCTGGCTACGCTGGTGCAGGCTGTGGGCCACATCAGCGGAGCCCATGTCAATCCTGCAGTCACTTTCGCCTTCCTTGTGGGTTCCCAGATGTCTCTGCTCCGGGCCTTCTGCTATATGGCAGCCCAACTCCTGGGAGCCGTGTCTGGGGCCGCCGTGCTATACAGTGTCACCCCACCTGCCGTCCGAGGAAACCTAGCACTTAATACG TTGCACCCTGGGGTGAGTGTGGGCCAGGCCACCACAGTGGAGATCTTCCTGACGCTCCAGTTTGTGCTCTGCATCTTTGCTACATACGACGAGAGGCGCAATGGCCGCCTGGGATCTGTAGCCCTGGCTgtgggcttctccctcaccctgggACACCTCTTTGGG ATCTATTATACTGGTGCAGGCATGAACCCTGCCCGCTCCTTTGCTCCTGCCATTCTCACCAGAAACTTCACCAACCACTGg GTATACTGGGTGGGCCCAATCATTGGAGGGGGACTAGGCAGTCTCCTCTACgactttctcctctttccccgGCTCAAGAGTGTTTCTGAGAGACTGTCTATTCTCAAGGGCGCCAGGCCCAGGGACTCCAATGGACAACCAGAGGGCACTGGGGAACCTGTTGAACTGAAGACCCAGGCCCTGTGA
- the GLS2 gene encoding glutaminase liver isoform, mitochondrial isoform X3, with product MVCLCSACPRRVMCDARVLLVRSDSSESGMLSRLGDLLFYTIAEGQERIPIHKFTTALKATGLQTSDPRLRDCMSQMRRMVRESSSGGLLDRDLFQKCVSSNIVLLTQAFRRKFVIPDFEEFTSHVDRIFEDAKELTGGKVAAYIPQLAKSNPDLWGVSLCTVDGQRHSVGHTKIPFCLQSCVKPLTYAISISTLGTDYVHKFVGKEPSGLRYNKLSLNEEGIPHNPMVNAGAIVVSSLIKMDCNKAEKFDFVLQYLNKMAGNEYMGFSNATFQSEKETGDRNYAIGYYLKEKKCFPKGVDMMAALDLYFQLCSVEVTCESGSVMAATLANGGICPITGESVLSAEAVRNTLSLMHSCGMYDFSGQFAFHVGLPAKSAVSGAILLVVPNVMGMMCLSPPLDKLGNSHRGISFCQKLVSLFNFHNYDNLRHCARKLDPRREGGEVRNKTVVNLLFAAYSGDVSALRRFALSAMDMEQKDYDSRTALHVAAAEGHIEVVKFLIEACKVNPFVKDRWGNIPLDDAVQFNHLEVVKLLQDYQDSYTPLETQAEAAAEALSKENLESMV from the exons TGACTCATCAGAGAGTGGCATGCTATCCCGCCTGGGTGATCTGCTCTTCTACACTATTGCTGAAGGACAGGAACGAATCCCCATCCACAAGTTCACTACC GCACTGAAGGCCACCGGACTGCAGACATCAGATCCCCGGCTCCGGGACTGCATGAGCCAGATGCGTCGCATGGTTCGAGAGTCCAGCAGTGGTGGCCTCTTGGACCGAGATCTCTTCCAAAA GTGTGTGAGCAGCAACATTGTGCTCCTGACCCAGGCATTCCGAAGGAAGTTTGTCATTCCTGATTTTGAGGAGTTCACGAGCCATGTGGATCGCATCTTTGAAGATGCCAAAGAGCTCACTGGAGGCAAA GTGGCAGCCTATATCCCCCAGCTGGCCAAGTCCAACCCGGACCTGTGGGGCGTCTCCCTGTGCACTGTGGATGGTCAGCG GCACTCCGTGGGCCACACAAAGATTCCCTTCTGCCTGCAGTCCTGTGTGAAGCCCCTCACCTATGCCATCTCCATCAGCACCCTTGGCACTGACTACGTGCACAAGTTTGtgggcaaggagcccagtggCCTACGCTACAACAAGCTCTCTCTCAATGAGGAAG GAATCCCCCATAACCCCATGGTCAATGCTGGTGCCATTGTCGTGAGCTCCCTGATCAAG atggACTGTAACAAAGCAGAGAAGTTTGATTTT GTGTTACAGTATCTGAACAAAATGGCTGGAAACGAATACATGGGTTTCAGCAATGCCAC ATTCcagtcagagaaggaaacaggcgaTCGGAATTATGCCATCGGCTATTAtctaaaggaaaagaag TGCTTTCCTAAGGGGGTGGACATGATGGCAGCCCTCGACCTCTATTTCCAG CTGTGCTCAGTGGAAGTGACCTGTGAGTCAGGCAGTGTCATGGCAGCCACCCTGGCCAATGGCGGGATCTGCCCCATCACAGGAGAGAGCGTCCTGAGTGCTGAAGCAGTGCGCAACACCCTCAGCCTCATGCACTCCTGCGGCATGTATGACTTCTCAGGCCAGTTTGCCTTCCAT GTGGGCCTGCCGGCCAAGTCAGCTGTATCAGGAGCCATCCTTCTAGTGGTGCCCAATGTCATGGGAATGATGTGTCTGTCACCTCCATTGGACAAGCTAGGGAACAGCCATAGGGGCATCAGCTTCTGCCAG AAGCTGGTGTCTCTGTTCAATTTCCACAACTATGACAACCTGAGGCACTGTGCTCGAAAGTTAGACCCACGGCGTGAAGGGGGAGAAGTTCGG AACAAGACTGTGGTGAACCTGTTATTTGCTGCCTATAGTGGAGATGTCTCAGCCCTTCGAAG gtTTGCCTTGTCAGCCATGGACATGGAACAGAAAGACTATGACTCCCGCACAGCCCTGcatgttgctgcagctgaag GACACATTGAAGTTGTTAAGTTCCTGATTGAAGCTTGCAAAGTGAATCCCTTTGTCAAAGACAG GTGGGGCAACATTCCCCTGGATGATGCTGTGCAGTTCAACCACCTGGAGGTGGTGAAGCTGCTTCAGGATTACCAGGACTCCTACACACCATTGGAGACTCAGGCTGAGGCAGCGGCGGAGGCCCTGTCCAAAGAGAACTTAGAGAGCATGGTGTGA
- the GLS2 gene encoding glutaminase liver isoform, mitochondrial isoform X2: MPFPLDLGLWVRRARAVTCRPPGRAFGQVGPRDGACPSDSSESGMLSRLGDLLFYTIAEGQERIPIHKFTTALKATGLQTSDPRLRDCMSQMRRMVRESSSGGLLDRDLFQKCVSSNIVLLTQAFRRKFVIPDFEEFTSHVDRIFEDAKELTGGKVAAYIPQLAKSNPDLWGVSLCTVDGQRHSVGHTKIPFCLQSCVKPLTYAISISTLGTDYVHKFVGKEPSGLRYNKLSLNEEGIPHNPMVNAGAIVVSSLIKMDCNKAEKFDFVLQYLNKMAGNEYMGFSNATFQSEKETGDRNYAIGYYLKEKKCFPKGVDMMAALDLYFQLCSVEVTCESGSVMAATLANGGICPITGESVLSAEAVRNTLSLMHSCGMYDFSGQFAFHVGLPAKSAVSGAILLVVPNVMGMMCLSPPLDKLGNSHRGISFCQKLVSLFNFHNYDNLRHCARKLDPRREGGEVRNKTVVNLLFAAYSGDVSALRRFALSAMDMEQKDYDSRTALHVAAAEGHIEVVKFLIEACKVNPFVKDRWGNIPLDDAVQFNHLEVVKLLQDYQDSYTPLETQAEAAAEALSKENLESMV; encoded by the exons TGACTCATCAGAGAGTGGCATGCTATCCCGCCTGGGTGATCTGCTCTTCTACACTATTGCTGAAGGACAGGAACGAATCCCCATCCACAAGTTCACTACC GCACTGAAGGCCACCGGACTGCAGACATCAGATCCCCGGCTCCGGGACTGCATGAGCCAGATGCGTCGCATGGTTCGAGAGTCCAGCAGTGGTGGCCTCTTGGACCGAGATCTCTTCCAAAA GTGTGTGAGCAGCAACATTGTGCTCCTGACCCAGGCATTCCGAAGGAAGTTTGTCATTCCTGATTTTGAGGAGTTCACGAGCCATGTGGATCGCATCTTTGAAGATGCCAAAGAGCTCACTGGAGGCAAA GTGGCAGCCTATATCCCCCAGCTGGCCAAGTCCAACCCGGACCTGTGGGGCGTCTCCCTGTGCACTGTGGATGGTCAGCG GCACTCCGTGGGCCACACAAAGATTCCCTTCTGCCTGCAGTCCTGTGTGAAGCCCCTCACCTATGCCATCTCCATCAGCACCCTTGGCACTGACTACGTGCACAAGTTTGtgggcaaggagcccagtggCCTACGCTACAACAAGCTCTCTCTCAATGAGGAAG GAATCCCCCATAACCCCATGGTCAATGCTGGTGCCATTGTCGTGAGCTCCCTGATCAAG atggACTGTAACAAAGCAGAGAAGTTTGATTTT GTGTTACAGTATCTGAACAAAATGGCTGGAAACGAATACATGGGTTTCAGCAATGCCAC ATTCcagtcagagaaggaaacaggcgaTCGGAATTATGCCATCGGCTATTAtctaaaggaaaagaag TGCTTTCCTAAGGGGGTGGACATGATGGCAGCCCTCGACCTCTATTTCCAG CTGTGCTCAGTGGAAGTGACCTGTGAGTCAGGCAGTGTCATGGCAGCCACCCTGGCCAATGGCGGGATCTGCCCCATCACAGGAGAGAGCGTCCTGAGTGCTGAAGCAGTGCGCAACACCCTCAGCCTCATGCACTCCTGCGGCATGTATGACTTCTCAGGCCAGTTTGCCTTCCAT GTGGGCCTGCCGGCCAAGTCAGCTGTATCAGGAGCCATCCTTCTAGTGGTGCCCAATGTCATGGGAATGATGTGTCTGTCACCTCCATTGGACAAGCTAGGGAACAGCCATAGGGGCATCAGCTTCTGCCAG AAGCTGGTGTCTCTGTTCAATTTCCACAACTATGACAACCTGAGGCACTGTGCTCGAAAGTTAGACCCACGGCGTGAAGGGGGAGAAGTTCGG AACAAGACTGTGGTGAACCTGTTATTTGCTGCCTATAGTGGAGATGTCTCAGCCCTTCGAAG gtTTGCCTTGTCAGCCATGGACATGGAACAGAAAGACTATGACTCCCGCACAGCCCTGcatgttgctgcagctgaag GACACATTGAAGTTGTTAAGTTCCTGATTGAAGCTTGCAAAGTGAATCCCTTTGTCAAAGACAG GTGGGGCAACATTCCCCTGGATGATGCTGTGCAGTTCAACCACCTGGAGGTGGTGAAGCTGCTTCAGGATTACCAGGACTCCTACACACCATTGGAGACTCAGGCTGAGGCAGCGGCGGAGGCCCTGTCCAAAGAGAACTTAGAGAGCATGGTGTGA
- the SPRYD4 gene encoding SPRY domain-containing protein 4 has product MALPFARSFCSCRWGAKRLGVAAAEARRGFSFKLDEKTAHSSLALFRGDTGVKYGIVGLEPTKLALNVERFREWAVVLADTAVTSGRHYWEVTVRRSHQFRIGVADVDMSRDSCIGVDDRSWVFTYAQRKWHTMLANKKAPVEGIRQPEKVGLLLEYEAQKLSLVDVSRVAVVHTLQTDFRGPVVPAFALWDGELLTHSGFEVPEGL; this is encoded by the exons ATGGCGCTGCCTTTTGCACGTTCGTTTTGCTCATGCCGCTGGGGAGCCAAACGATTGGGGGTTGCCGCCGCCGAAGCCCGCAGAG GCTTCAGCTTCAAACTGGACGAAAAAACCGCCCACAGCAGTCTAGCGCTCTTCAGAGGTGATACAGGTGTTAAATATGGCATAGTGGGATTGGAGCCCACCAAGTTGGCCCTGAATGTGGAGCGTTTCCGGGAGTGGGCTGTGGTGCTGGCAGACACAGCGGTCACCAGTGGCAGGCACTACTGGGAGGTGACAGTGAGGCGCTCCCACCAGTTCCGGATAGGAGTGGCAGATGTGGACATGTCTCGGGATAGTTGCATCGGTGTTGACGATCGTTCCTGGGTGTTCACTTATGCCCAGCGCAAGTGGCACACCATGTTGGCCAACAAAAAAGCCCCTGTTGAAGGCATCAGGCAGCCAGAGAAGGTGGGGCTGCTGCTGGAGTATGAGGCCCAGAAGCTGAGCCTGGTGGATGTGAGCAGGGTTGCTGTGGTCCACACTCTTCAGACAGATTTCCGAGGTCCAGTGGTACCTGCCTTTGCCCTTTGGGATGGAGAGCTGCTGACCCACTCAGGGTTTGAGGTGCCTGAAGGCCTCTAG